One window of the Candidatus Eremiobacteraceae bacterium genome contains the following:
- a CDS encoding GTP-binding protein encodes MAKQKFERSKPHVNIGTIGHVDHGKTTLTAAITKVLAASGTGTKAL; translated from the coding sequence ATGGCTAAGCAGAAGTTCGAGCGTTCGAAGCCGCACGTGAACATCGGCACGATCGGCCACGTGGACCACGGCAAGACGACGCTGACGGCGGCGATCACCAAGGTGCTGGCGGCATCGGGCACGGGCACCAAAGCCCT